Proteins encoded in a region of the Altererythrobacter ishigakiensis genome:
- a CDS encoding ATP-dependent DNA helicase has protein sequence MAAADTPLLILNAPLVANRLGYPDLSGLDLLELYAFVHPARFCVPTPRGLAEALELDEPESDSDVPAFLQEAAGALIAVCQSENWSEREGAWSALQSLVKLRWPWAQVLAPHIARPERAEKWLFSRLPEWEEAPERPAPKQIELPPEAVLKRLGELTGEGAEKREGQQMYSRDAAQVFAPRDKRDNPHLLLAQAGTGIGKTLGYLAPASLWSEASGGTVWVSTYTKNLQRQLRQESRRAWPAERSDGSRPVVVRKGRENYLCLLNLEDALQGGFAGRAAILAQLVARWAAYSQDGDMIGGDLPGWLGTLFRKRGIAALTDQRGECVYAGCPHYRKCFIEHAARSSAQADLVIANHALVMVNAARGRDHAQRPTRIVFDEGHHVFDAADSTFAAALTGQEAIELRRWIIGPERKNRGRRRGLAARLADVASYDEAGGNAIEAAVNAAEALPAEGWLQRLNENDPSGPVEALLASVRATTYARDESGGQEAGYGIETEAASLPGELIQAAGEAEEALAAIRAPLIKLATRLEAVLEDAPDWLDAQGRARIDGARYSLSWRIDTLAAWEALLERMGGPADPEFVDWLAVDRSDAREFDIGVHRHWLDPMKPFAKVVLEPSHGTMLTSATLTNQTEEGPDWQSALERSGAPHLELEPKLTSAESPFDYASRAEVLIVTDIKKGDLPALAGAYARLIEASDGGLLGLFTAIRRMRAVHGRIADRLARAGLPLYAQHVDPIDTGTLVDIFRDDPRASLLGTDALRDGVDVPGHSLRCVVMEQVPWPRPDILHKARRLAGGGSAYDDKIIRARLAQAFGRLIRSKDDAGHFVVLSPAFPSRLLNAFPTGTPVIRLTLEEALQRVAAGVSSIDNAADVPVGEEPA, from the coding sequence ATGGCCGCGGCGGATACGCCGCTGCTGATTCTCAATGCGCCGCTGGTCGCGAACCGGCTGGGCTATCCTGATCTTTCCGGGCTCGATCTGCTCGAGCTCTACGCCTTTGTGCACCCTGCCCGGTTTTGTGTGCCTACTCCGCGCGGGCTGGCTGAAGCGCTGGAACTGGATGAGCCGGAATCAGATTCGGATGTACCGGCGTTCTTGCAAGAGGCGGCGGGTGCCTTGATCGCAGTTTGCCAGAGCGAGAACTGGTCCGAACGCGAAGGTGCGTGGAGCGCCCTTCAAAGCCTGGTCAAACTGAGATGGCCATGGGCACAAGTTTTGGCCCCTCATATCGCGCGGCCTGAACGCGCAGAGAAGTGGCTGTTCTCTCGGCTACCAGAGTGGGAGGAAGCGCCCGAGCGCCCTGCTCCTAAACAAATTGAGCTACCACCAGAGGCCGTGCTTAAACGGCTCGGCGAGCTGACAGGCGAAGGCGCAGAAAAACGCGAAGGCCAACAGATGTATTCGCGCGACGCCGCGCAAGTCTTTGCGCCGCGCGACAAGCGTGACAATCCGCACTTGTTGCTGGCACAAGCAGGTACCGGGATCGGCAAGACACTGGGCTATCTGGCGCCTGCTTCGCTGTGGTCGGAAGCGTCCGGCGGCACGGTCTGGGTGTCGACTTATACCAAGAACCTGCAGCGCCAGTTGCGTCAGGAAAGCCGCCGCGCATGGCCCGCAGAGCGCAGCGACGGGTCGCGCCCGGTTGTGGTGCGCAAGGGGCGTGAGAACTACCTTTGCCTGCTCAACCTGGAAGATGCCTTGCAAGGCGGGTTTGCCGGACGTGCTGCAATCCTGGCTCAGTTGGTGGCCCGCTGGGCGGCCTATTCTCAGGACGGGGATATGATCGGCGGCGATCTGCCCGGCTGGCTCGGCACGCTTTTCCGCAAACGCGGGATTGCCGCGTTGACCGATCAGCGCGGCGAATGCGTCTATGCAGGATGCCCGCATTACCGGAAATGCTTCATCGAACATGCCGCGCGTAGCTCTGCACAGGCTGATCTCGTAATCGCCAATCATGCCTTGGTGATGGTCAACGCAGCGCGTGGCCGTGATCACGCACAGCGCCCGACGCGCATCGTCTTCGATGAGGGACATCATGTTTTCGACGCGGCGGACTCGACCTTTGCTGCTGCCCTGACCGGACAGGAAGCGATCGAGCTGCGCCGCTGGATCATCGGGCCGGAGCGCAAAAACCGCGGACGGCGGCGAGGATTGGCGGCCCGGCTGGCAGACGTCGCAAGCTATGATGAAGCAGGCGGCAACGCGATTGAAGCAGCGGTCAACGCGGCGGAAGCATTGCCTGCAGAAGGATGGCTGCAACGGCTGAATGAGAACGACCCGTCGGGCCCAGTGGAGGCGCTGCTCGCCTCTGTCAGAGCGACCACTTACGCACGCGATGAAAGTGGTGGTCAGGAAGCAGGCTACGGAATCGAAACCGAAGCGGCCTCGCTACCGGGTGAGCTGATTCAAGCCGCAGGCGAAGCAGAAGAGGCGTTGGCCGCTATCCGTGCGCCCTTGATCAAGCTCGCTACACGGCTCGAAGCTGTGTTGGAGGACGCACCCGACTGGCTCGATGCGCAAGGCCGTGCACGCATCGATGGCGCACGCTACTCACTCAGCTGGCGGATCGACACGTTGGCCGCTTGGGAAGCGCTGCTTGAACGAATGGGCGGTCCTGCTGACCCCGAATTCGTTGACTGGCTGGCCGTGGACCGCAGCGATGCGCGCGAGTTTGACATTGGCGTTCATCGGCATTGGCTGGACCCGATGAAACCATTCGCCAAGGTCGTGCTTGAGCCTTCGCACGGCACAATGCTGACCAGCGCGACACTGACCAACCAAACCGAAGAAGGTCCGGATTGGCAAAGCGCTCTCGAACGATCTGGTGCACCGCATTTGGAGCTCGAACCGAAGCTGACGTCAGCCGAAAGCCCGTTCGATTATGCCAGCCGCGCCGAGGTTTTGATCGTCACCGACATCAAAAAGGGCGATCTGCCAGCGCTCGCAGGTGCATACGCGCGCCTGATCGAAGCATCGGATGGCGGATTGCTAGGTCTCTTCACGGCGATCCGCCGAATGCGCGCAGTGCACGGACGGATTGCAGACCGGCTCGCGCGCGCTGGTCTGCCATTATACGCGCAGCATGTTGATCCAATCGATACAGGCACGCTGGTCGACATTTTCCGCGATGATCCGCGGGCGTCGCTGCTGGGAACAGATGCCTTGCGTGACGGAGTAGACGTACCTGGTCATTCGCTGCGGTGCGTGGTGATGGAGCAAGTGCCTTGGCCGCGCCCGGATATCCTACACAAAGCGCGGAGGCTGGCAGGCGGGGGCAGCGCCTATGATGACAAGATTATCCGTGCGCGGTTGGCGCAGGCATTCGGCCGTCTGATCCGCAGCAAGGATGACGCAGGGCATTTCGTCGTGCTCTCCCCGGCTTTCCCCAGCCGATTGCTCAATGCCTTCCCCACGGGCACTCCTGTCATCAGATTGACGCTGGAAGAGGCTTTACAACGCGTCGCCGCTGGTGTTTCGAGTATCGATAACGCCGCTGACGTCCCTGTTGGAGAGGAACCTGCCTGA
- a CDS encoding SixA phosphatase family protein produces the protein MKILGLFRHAKSDWDDMAKRDFDRGLNDRGRRGAKLMGDHIRKHGIKWGTVIASPAERNRLTMEAAMPDADVQYDKRIYLASSDTILETVADLAGTSDTVLVSGHNPGMQEVLLELVSEEHENKLFFEAARKFPTASYAVLELDIEDWSELKPRCGKLVHFARPRDLDAELGPEA, from the coding sequence GTGAAGATCCTCGGTCTGTTCAGACACGCCAAGTCCGACTGGGACGATATGGCCAAGCGTGATTTCGATCGCGGCCTGAACGATCGTGGCCGGCGCGGTGCGAAGCTGATGGGCGATCATATCCGCAAGCACGGCATCAAATGGGGCACGGTGATCGCTAGCCCGGCCGAGCGTAATAGGCTGACGATGGAAGCCGCGATGCCCGATGCAGACGTGCAATATGACAAACGAATCTATCTCGCCAGCTCTGATACCATTCTGGAAACTGTTGCTGATCTGGCGGGCACCAGCGACACTGTCCTGGTGTCTGGACACAACCCGGGGATGCAGGAGGTACTGCTGGAACTGGTTTCAGAGGAGCACGAGAACAAGCTGTTCTTCGAGGCTGCGCGCAAGTTTCCGACGGCGTCCTATGCTGTGCTTGAGCTCGATATCGAGGACTGGTCTGAGCTAAAGCCACGATGCGGCAAGCTGGTGCATTTTGCCCGCCCGCGCGATCTCGATGCTGAATTGGGCCCTGAAGCCTAG
- the soxR gene encoding redox-sensitive transcriptional activator SoxR, producing MQSRLKSSDLLPIGDLARRTGLSVSAIRFYEEKGLVEPIRTAGNQRRFLRSDIRRLSFILIAQQLGLALSEIEAELAKLPHGRTPTASDWNAISQSIRGQLDAKITQLERTRDRLNGCIGCGCLSLSRCQLFNKDDHLSKQGPGPRQVLG from the coding sequence ATGCAATCGCGCCTGAAATCCAGTGACTTGCTCCCCATCGGGGATCTTGCGCGGAGGACCGGTTTGTCCGTTTCCGCGATCCGTTTCTACGAGGAAAAAGGGCTGGTGGAGCCGATCCGCACCGCAGGAAACCAACGGCGCTTTCTACGCAGCGATATCCGGCGATTAAGCTTCATCCTGATTGCGCAACAATTGGGGCTCGCGTTGTCAGAGATAGAGGCCGAGCTTGCTAAACTGCCTCATGGCCGCACGCCGACGGCGAGCGACTGGAACGCGATCAGCCAGTCAATCCGCGGTCAATTGGACGCGAAGATCACCCAGCTTGAGCGGACACGCGACAGATTGAATGGATGTATCGGCTGCGGCTGCTTAAGCCTGTCGCGCTGCCAGCTATTCAACAAAGACGATCATCTCAGCAAACAGGGGCCGGGCCCGCGTCAAGTACTTGGCTAG
- a CDS encoding VOC family protein, which yields MPKGQIEHANLTVTNPDRSADLFKSLLGWHERWRGKSQMGGDTIHVGDETTYLALYTNDDARGGYSKGQPLNHVGLLVDDLDGAEAIVAGAGLKPFGHDDYEPGKRFYFFDWDGIEFEVVSYAEEA from the coding sequence ATGCCCAAGGGCCAAATCGAACACGCGAATTTAACGGTGACCAACCCGGATCGCAGCGCTGACCTGTTCAAGAGTTTGCTGGGTTGGCACGAACGCTGGCGCGGCAAATCTCAAATGGGTGGAGACACAATCCACGTTGGCGACGAGACGACCTACCTCGCGCTCTACACAAATGACGACGCAAGGGGCGGTTACTCAAAGGGTCAGCCGCTCAATCATGTGGGCCTATTGGTCGATGATCTGGATGGTGCAGAAGCGATCGTCGCGGGCGCTGGCCTTAAGCCCTTCGGTCACGACGACTACGAACCGGGCAAACGTTTCTATTTCTTCGATTGGGACGGGATCGAGTTCGAAGTGGTTAGCTATGCGGAGGAGGCATGA
- a CDS encoding SOS response-associated peptidase, whose protein sequence is MCNLYRMTKTQDEVAQWFDAIDALGGANFSGEVFPGYPGMVVAEGQLKRMNWGFPLVMKGKQGQPLKPKPVNNTRTDKLDSFFWRHSFEERRCLIPVTAWAEAEGPKGSKTRTWLSLPDSEMFACAGIWRTSDEWGDCYSMVMTDAAGAASEVHTRMPVILPRENYGVWTAGSSDEARNLCRPWNSAINLDRTDQPWAGGVASQRSLL, encoded by the coding sequence ATGTGCAACCTCTACCGCATGACCAAGACCCAAGACGAAGTCGCACAGTGGTTTGATGCGATCGATGCGCTTGGAGGTGCGAATTTCAGCGGGGAAGTGTTTCCCGGCTATCCGGGCATGGTCGTGGCCGAAGGGCAGCTCAAACGCATGAACTGGGGCTTCCCCTTGGTGATGAAGGGGAAGCAGGGCCAGCCCTTGAAGCCGAAGCCGGTCAACAACACACGCACGGACAAGCTCGACAGTTTCTTTTGGCGGCACAGTTTCGAAGAGCGTCGCTGCTTGATCCCCGTCACCGCTTGGGCCGAAGCTGAGGGACCAAAGGGCAGCAAAACACGGACCTGGCTTTCGTTGCCCGATAGCGAGATGTTCGCGTGCGCCGGCATTTGGCGGACCTCGGACGAGTGGGGCGATTGTTATTCGATGGTGATGACCGATGCTGCGGGTGCGGCAAGTGAAGTCCACACCCGCATGCCGGTCATTTTGCCGCGCGAAAACTATGGTGTCTGGACAGCAGGGTCTTCCGACGAGGCGCGCAATTTATGTCGTCCGTGGAATAGTGCGATCAACCTCGACCGCACTGACCAGCCTTGGGCAGGCGGAGTGGCATCGCAGCGTTCCTTGCTCTGA
- the ubiA gene encoding 4-hydroxybenzoate octaprenyltransferase, with amino-acid sequence MNDQIVPDSEHRGLVARLPRLPRDLAQLARFDRPIGWWLLFWPCVFGVWLAGAGWQLSLLGWLLLGAIVMRGAGCVYNDIVDANLDASVARTASRPVASGRVSKQLAWGWLVALCLIGLVVLLQLRLEAQTVALASLALVAAYPFMKRITWWPQAWLGLVFNWGLLVGWTQLRLDNWDALASLYAGCICWVIGYDTIYALQDREDDALVGIKSSALRMGEAVKGGVTAFYLGALALWALGFWLYRADWIALLALIPVAGHLLWQVATLDPADPDNPLARFRSNRWAGALMALACFVVGNAGA; translated from the coding sequence ATGAACGATCAGATCGTCCCCGATAGCGAGCATCGCGGCCTCGTCGCGCGGCTGCCGCGATTGCCGCGTGATCTCGCGCAACTGGCGCGATTTGACCGGCCGATTGGCTGGTGGCTGCTGTTTTGGCCCTGTGTGTTTGGCGTATGGCTGGCGGGTGCTGGCTGGCAGTTGAGTTTGCTCGGCTGGCTGTTGCTGGGTGCAATCGTGATGCGCGGTGCGGGCTGTGTCTACAATGACATCGTGGATGCCAATCTTGATGCCAGCGTGGCACGCACAGCATCGCGCCCCGTGGCAAGCGGCCGTGTCAGCAAGCAATTGGCATGGGGCTGGCTGGTAGCGCTTTGCCTGATCGGGCTGGTGGTGCTGCTGCAATTGCGTCTCGAAGCACAGACCGTTGCACTTGCAAGTCTGGCTTTGGTTGCTGCATATCCCTTCATGAAGCGCATCACTTGGTGGCCTCAGGCGTGGCTCGGTCTGGTATTCAACTGGGGCTTGCTGGTCGGTTGGACGCAGCTGCGCCTGGATAACTGGGATGCTCTGGCGAGCCTATATGCGGGCTGCATCTGCTGGGTGATTGGCTACGACACGATCTACGCATTGCAGGACCGGGAAGATGACGCCTTGGTCGGTATCAAATCCTCTGCGCTACGGATGGGTGAGGCAGTGAAGGGCGGCGTGACAGCATTCTATCTCGGCGCACTGGCTCTGTGGGCGCTTGGTTTTTGGCTCTATCGGGCAGACTGGATCGCGCTGTTGGCGCTGATACCGGTGGCGGGTCATTTGTTGTGGCAAGTGGCGACACTAGACCCTGCAGACCCCGACAATCCGCTTGCGCGCTTCCGCTCGAACCGTTGGGCCGGTGCATTGATGGCGCTCGCGTGCTTCGTCGTCGGAAATGCAGGGGCCTGA
- a CDS encoding 16S rRNA (uracil(1498)-N(3))-methyltransferase codes for MPAKPAWPPRSAPRLFVNDELTAGRIFAIEGQQAHYLSKVMRVRDGDAVILCDNVTGEWATRVGKVDKRRVDLTVVEKLRAREEVPDFWLCPALLKKDRFDLVLEKATELGVAEIHPILMRRCVADKLNLERANTITTEAAEQCARTALPELREPAKLDALLRGWPNDRILYFADEMGGEPAGDAFATNSGPAAMLIGPEGGFDDSERELLRSHRHVKPISLGPRILRGETAAIAATALWMGIKGDWNN; via the coding sequence ATGCCCGCTAAACCCGCCTGGCCGCCACGAAGCGCACCGCGATTGTTCGTGAACGATGAACTCACCGCCGGGCGCATATTCGCGATCGAAGGCCAACAAGCCCATTATCTCAGCAAGGTAATGCGCGTCCGCGATGGGGATGCAGTGATCCTATGCGACAATGTCACGGGCGAATGGGCAACGCGCGTTGGAAAGGTCGACAAACGACGCGTCGATTTGACTGTGGTCGAGAAACTTCGCGCTAGAGAAGAAGTACCGGACTTCTGGCTTTGCCCAGCTCTTCTCAAGAAGGACCGATTCGATCTTGTGCTGGAGAAAGCCACCGAGCTGGGTGTCGCAGAAATCCATCCGATACTTATGCGACGGTGTGTAGCGGACAAGCTCAATCTGGAGCGCGCAAACACCATCACAACCGAAGCTGCCGAACAATGCGCGCGAACCGCCTTGCCCGAACTGCGGGAGCCGGCAAAGCTCGACGCACTACTTCGCGGTTGGCCAAATGATCGCATTCTCTACTTCGCAGATGAAATGGGAGGAGAGCCTGCGGGTGATGCGTTTGCCACCAACAGCGGACCCGCTGCAATGCTGATCGGGCCCGAAGGCGGATTCGATGACTCGGAGCGAGAATTGCTTCGGTCACATCGGCACGTGAAACCTATTTCGCTCGGACCCCGAATATTAAGAGGCGAGACGGCGGCTATTGCCGCAACTGCGCTTTGGATGGGGATCAAGGGTGACTGGAACAATTAG
- a CDS encoding glutamate--cysteine ligase, with product MSTREASGAEDPIIESRDQLVAPMQAGEKPREKWRIGTEHEKLVYCRKKFTAVSYDEPCGIRDILLNLQQFGWEPVEENGKVIAMRGSDGTVSLEPAGQLELSGAPLENLHQTCAETGRHLAQVKEIGEKCGVGFLGLGMWPDKTREELPIMPKGRYEIMMRHMPKVGNLGLDMMLRTCTIQVNLDYSSEADMAKKFRTGLALQPLATALFANSPFTEGKPNGYLSYRSHIWSDTDPHRTGMLPFVFEDGFGYERWVDYMLDVPMYFVFRDGKYVDAAGLSFRDFLEGKLSILPGERPTESDWWDHLSTAFPEVRLKSFLEMRGADGGPWSRICALPAFWVGLLYDDSALDAAWDLVKNWTMEERETLRNDVPRVALDAEIPGGGRLQDLAREVLAIARQGLNARARLNSSGDNETGFLETLDEIVESGKVPAQRLLDMYHGEWNGDVSRVYKYSF from the coding sequence ATGAGCACGCGCGAAGCATCAGGGGCAGAAGACCCGATCATCGAATCTCGCGACCAGCTGGTTGCGCCGATGCAGGCTGGTGAAAAGCCGCGCGAAAAGTGGCGGATCGGGACCGAGCACGAAAAGCTCGTCTATTGCCGCAAGAAATTCACTGCGGTCTCCTATGATGAACCCTGTGGTATTCGCGACATCCTGCTGAATTTACAGCAGTTCGGCTGGGAGCCGGTGGAAGAAAACGGCAAGGTCATCGCAATGCGTGGCAGCGATGGCACGGTGAGTCTGGAACCGGCGGGCCAGCTTGAACTCTCCGGCGCTCCGCTTGAAAACCTGCACCAGACTTGCGCGGAAACCGGGCGTCATCTGGCGCAGGTGAAGGAAATCGGCGAGAAATGTGGTGTGGGTTTTCTCGGTCTCGGCATGTGGCCGGACAAGACCCGCGAAGAGCTGCCCATCATGCCGAAAGGGCGCTATGAGATAATGATGCGGCACATGCCAAAGGTCGGTAATCTGGGCCTTGATATGATGCTGCGCACCTGCACGATACAGGTGAACCTCGACTATTCGTCTGAGGCTGACATGGCGAAGAAGTTCCGCACTGGGCTGGCGCTTCAGCCACTTGCAACCGCGTTGTTCGCCAACTCACCGTTCACCGAAGGCAAGCCCAACGGCTATCTCAGCTATCGCTCGCACATCTGGTCAGACACCGATCCGCATCGCACAGGCATGCTGCCGTTCGTGTTCGAAGACGGCTTCGGCTATGAACGATGGGTCGACTACATGCTCGATGTGCCCATGTACTTCGTTTTTCGCGACGGGAAATACGTCGACGCTGCGGGCTTGAGCTTCCGCGATTTCCTTGAGGGGAAACTCTCCATACTTCCGGGCGAAAGGCCTACCGAAAGCGATTGGTGGGATCATCTTTCAACCGCTTTTCCTGAAGTGCGCTTGAAGAGCTTCCTTGAGATGCGCGGCGCCGATGGTGGACCGTGGAGCCGTATATGCGCCCTGCCCGCCTTCTGGGTCGGGCTCTTGTATGACGATAGTGCGCTGGATGCAGCGTGGGATCTGGTCAAGAACTGGACGATGGAGGAGCGCGAAACGCTGCGTAATGACGTACCGCGGGTTGCGCTAGATGCCGAAATTCCTGGAGGCGGGCGCTTACAAGACCTGGCCCGTGAAGTGCTGGCAATTGCGCGCCAAGGGCTCAATGCTCGCGCCCGGCTCAATTCAAGCGGCGACAACGAAACCGGGTTTCTTGAGACACTCGACGAGATTGTCGAAAGCGGCAAGGTTCCCGCGCAACGGCTACTCGATATGTATCACGGCGAGTGGAACGGTGATGTTAGCCGGGTCTACAAATACAGCTTCTAA
- a CDS encoding putative quinol monooxygenase has translation MIQINGTITLAPGTIADNPDTVEAIKTMVAASRAEDGCLTYTFAQDLSDPDTIIIYERWRDQEVLAAHGKSAHMAEFQKVMAANPPVGRDLRIYHTDEGNPL, from the coding sequence ATGATCCAGATCAACGGTACTATCACATTGGCCCCCGGCACAATCGCAGACAATCCCGACACTGTCGAAGCGATCAAAACAATGGTCGCCGCCAGCCGCGCAGAGGATGGCTGCCTGACCTACACTTTCGCTCAGGACCTGTCGGATCCCGATACGATCATCATCTATGAACGCTGGCGCGATCAGGAAGTACTAGCAGCGCATGGCAAGAGCGCGCACATGGCCGAATTTCAAAAGGTTATGGCGGCAAATCCGCCCGTTGGCCGGGATTTGCGCATCTATCATACCGACGAGGGTAACCCGCTGTAA
- a CDS encoding PQQ-binding-like beta-propeller repeat protein gives MTRKFSRSVFAVALAGTVLTGCAGGGDKRTTPTVGERIPVLTRIESGAKVDPSLAGVDVVLPAAQTNADWSQVSGTASKAYGHLSLAENPTRVWTATIAGSSNRARLAAAPVVSGGKLVAVDTEGVVHALDAATGASLWRHRMDIPGNLSGSAFGGGASISGNRVFATNGVGEVLALDAETGAEVWKVQPAGPLRGSPTIAFGQVFVMTQDNQIFALNAENGELIWQESGSATQAGVFGVAAPAAGQGSVIAGYSSGELSAYRYENGRVLWADALARTSISTEVGAISDIDADPIISDGRVYALGQGGRMAAYELLTGQRIWELSLAGISTPAIAGEWIFTLTDDARLLAIARSTGRVRWMTQLQQFRKEKNRTGPIFWTGPVLAGGNLWVASSEGQLYKVSTGEGSAQQYLDLKQPVTVPPIVADGTLYILDDSGRISAFR, from the coding sequence ATGACACGCAAATTTTCACGTTCAGTCTTCGCAGTAGCACTGGCCGGCACAGTGCTGACAGGTTGCGCCGGGGGCGGTGACAAACGGACAACGCCGACGGTTGGCGAGCGTATTCCGGTGCTGACGCGTATCGAGAGCGGCGCAAAGGTCGATCCCAGCCTGGCGGGCGTGGATGTTGTCTTGCCTGCCGCTCAAACCAATGCCGATTGGTCGCAGGTTAGCGGCACTGCGAGCAAGGCATACGGACATCTGAGCCTCGCCGAGAATCCCACGCGCGTCTGGACCGCGACAATTGCCGGATCAAGTAATCGGGCAAGGCTGGCGGCCGCGCCGGTTGTGAGCGGCGGCAAGCTGGTGGCAGTCGATACGGAAGGCGTTGTGCATGCGCTGGATGCAGCAACAGGCGCTTCGCTTTGGCGCCATCGCATGGACATCCCCGGTAATCTTTCGGGCTCAGCATTCGGCGGCGGTGCCAGTATTAGTGGCAATCGTGTATTTGCGACCAACGGCGTGGGCGAGGTGCTGGCTCTGGATGCAGAAACGGGCGCAGAAGTGTGGAAGGTTCAGCCCGCCGGGCCGCTGCGCGGTTCTCCTACGATTGCTTTCGGCCAAGTTTTTGTGATGACGCAGGATAACCAGATATTCGCGCTCAATGCAGAGAATGGCGAACTGATTTGGCAAGAATCGGGCTCAGCCACGCAAGCTGGCGTCTTCGGCGTCGCGGCACCGGCCGCAGGTCAGGGATCTGTTATTGCAGGCTATTCTTCAGGTGAACTGAGCGCGTATCGCTATGAAAACGGACGCGTTCTTTGGGCAGACGCGCTGGCGCGCACGTCAATATCGACCGAGGTTGGCGCGATCAGCGATATTGATGCTGATCCGATTATCTCTGACGGCCGGGTTTATGCGTTGGGGCAGGGTGGCCGCATGGCGGCTTACGAATTGCTCACTGGTCAGCGCATCTGGGAACTCAGCCTGGCTGGAATATCGACACCGGCGATTGCTGGTGAATGGATCTTTACGCTTACCGATGATGCCCGGCTGCTCGCCATTGCTCGTTCGACAGGACGTGTTCGCTGGATGACACAGCTTCAGCAGTTCCGCAAAGAGAAGAACCGCACAGGCCCCATCTTCTGGACAGGCCCAGTTCTGGCAGGTGGCAACCTATGGGTCGCAAGCTCGGAAGGGCAGCTTTACAAAGTAAGCACCGGTGAAGGCTCAGCTCAGCAATATCTCGATCTGAAGCAACCTGTCACCGTGCCTCCGATTGTTGCGGACGGCACGCTGTACATTTTGGATGATAGCGGGCGTATTTCAGCTTTCCGCTAG
- a CDS encoding tetratricopeptide repeat protein — MALTPTKKKSPEEEKAAQDEVLMREIDDAVREDQYREFGQKYGTPLIVLVVLGLLAFGGYLFWDGQREAAMEASSEALTAALDQAEAGNFDSASASAAALAGDSEGGAKAAAMLMQAGIAMDQDRVADAVELYAQVAADEGTPPVLRDLALIREMSASFDTRDPSEVIERLGPLAVPGNPWFGSAGELVAMAYAEQGNSEQAGTLFGEIARNEDVPETLRARARQMAGLMGVDAIEDADEFMAQQEAGANTAPQQ, encoded by the coding sequence GTGGCGCTGACACCCACTAAAAAGAAAAGCCCTGAAGAAGAGAAGGCTGCTCAGGACGAGGTCCTGATGCGCGAAATTGACGATGCTGTTCGCGAAGACCAGTATCGTGAATTCGGCCAGAAATACGGTACACCACTGATCGTGTTGGTCGTGCTCGGCTTGCTCGCGTTCGGCGGTTATCTGTTCTGGGACGGACAGCGTGAAGCCGCGATGGAAGCCAGCTCAGAGGCGCTGACCGCCGCGCTTGATCAGGCGGAGGCTGGTAATTTCGATAGCGCGAGCGCGTCTGCTGCCGCGTTGGCTGGCGATAGCGAGGGTGGAGCAAAGGCCGCAGCGATGCTGATGCAGGCAGGTATTGCGATGGATCAGGATCGCGTGGCTGATGCGGTTGAGCTTTATGCGCAAGTTGCAGCTGATGAGGGGACACCACCGGTTTTACGCGATCTGGCTTTGATACGCGAAATGTCGGCCAGCTTCGACACCCGCGACCCTTCAGAGGTAATCGAGAGGCTGGGGCCGTTGGCGGTACCCGGCAACCCATGGTTTGGCAGCGCCGGAGAATTGGTTGCGATGGCGTATGCAGAGCAGGGTAACAGCGAGCAAGCGGGCACGCTGTTTGGAGAGATTGCTCGCAACGAAGATGTACCAGAAACGCTTCGCGCGCGGGCGCGTCAGATGGCCGGCCTGATGGGGGTCGACGCGATTGAGGATGCTGACGAATTCATGGCGCAGCAAGAAGCGGGCGCAAACACCGCACCACAACAGTAG